The window GCAATAGAAAAAGAGTTTACAGGTCTGACTGATGAGGAGGTTAAGGCGATTGAAGGAGCCTATAACAGCTATTTTGGGTAATAGAAAATGAGCAGCAATAAAAATAAGGGAATGTGAATAGCATATTAGCTCGAACTCCACACTGATAGATAATTTTCTTTGATGAATATATACTTTGTTAGCATAGTAATTCTCGCCTTCAAATTTTATCATTATCATTAAAGTGAATATTATACCCTCTAATGTCCATACCTAGCAATATCTCTAAAGAACATTTATTAAAAGCAATTCAGAAAATTGAAAAAGAGGGAATACCTGCAGGAGGCGATTCAAGATATTATGATGTTGTCTTCAATGGACAGAGGTTCCCCCCCAAGCTAGTGGTTGCTTATGCTAATTCTTTTGTGAATGGCGAAGAACTTGATAGAAACTCTTTCCGAGGAGGAAAAGATACGGAATGTTTTAAGCTACTAGAAGAGAACGGTTTTACCATTCAACCAAAGATGGAGCAGGAGAACTTCTATGAGTTGCTTGTCAAGTTTCTTGATCAGGCTCAAACAGATGAGTTAAAGACGAAATCCTATCTGAATGAATTTAGAGGATTACAAGTAAAGGTTAGCTTTGGCCAAGGCAATCCAGCACGAATCCCATGGATTGCATTGTTGAGAAATGGGCAAACAGTCTCCAATGGCATTTATCCCGTCTATCTATACTACAAAAATCAAAATGTATTGATACTGGCTTATGGAATAAGCGAAACCCACTCACCACTAATCAATTGGAATCTCGACTCATCAACTCAAACTATCAATGAAGCCTTTCAGGAGCAATTTCAAACAAAACCTGAGAGGTACGGCAGCTCCTATGTCTATCAGGTTTATCCACTTGATTCGAATAGTGGAGACTTTGGCTTAAATGAAGAAAAGGCCAATAAAGATCTGAACAGATTGATTGATATTTATAACCAGCTACCCCTGAACTCGGAAAATGAGAGCCTGATTCAAGAGGTTAAAAGCAATGGGAAACCTCAAAAAAAACAACTCCCATTTGACCACAGTGTGTTTCGCATGCATACTGAGGCAGCTAACCTAAAGTTTAGCGAATCACTCATCATCAGGTTTATTTCTGCTCTGTGCACCAAGCCCTTTGTTATCCTAACGGGACTTGCTGGCTCTGGTAAAACGAAACTGGCTCAATCATTTTCTCAATGGATATGTGAGGATGAGAGTCAGTTATGCGTTGTTGCTGTTGGTGCTGACTGGACAAACCGTGACCCATTACTTGGCTACCCCAATGCTTTAGAAGCTAATCGTTATTTCAAGCCTGAAAATAAAGCACTCACACTTCTAATAGAAGCAGCAAAACCTGAAAATGCTCATAAACCATATTTCTTGATTTTAGATGAAATGAACCTGAGCCATGTGGAGCGCTATTTTGCTGACTTTTTGAGTGTCATGGAATCTGAGGGCACGATTTCGCTGCATTCTGGTGTAGATCATTGGGATGGAGTACCCTCTGCCGTTAAACTCTCAAGAAACCTATTTATTATTGGCACAGTGAATGTGGATGAGACAACCTATATGTTTAGTCCCAAAGTACTCGATAGAGCCAATGTGATTGAATTTAGGGTAACACAAGAAGAAATGGCTGCATTCCTTTTTAATCCAGTCAAAGCAGATTTATCCAAATTAACAGGAGCTGGTGCCAGTATGGCTTCTGACTTTATAGCCAAAGCAACTACAAGCATTGCTGGCTCTAGTCCTACCCAAAAAATGAATGGTGCTTTGCTGGACTTCTTTATGGAACTAAAAAAAGCTGGAGCTGAGTTTGGCTACCGTTCTGCTGCTGAAATAAACCGCTTTGTAAAAGTAGCATCCGTTTTTGAGCCTTCATGGGAAGAAGATGCAATTCTAGATGCAGCCGTCATACAAAAGCTGTTGCCTAAAGTTCATGGCTCAAGGAGGAAATTAGAACCAGTATTAAAAGCACTTGCAGGTTTGTGCTTGATAAAGAAGGAGGAGGTTGGCGAACTCCTGAGTAAACCGGAAAACATCCGGTTAGATGATAAGAAAATGGTTAGATTTCCTCTCTCGCTAGAGAAAATTATCAGAATGCATAAAGCTGCAGTACAGGATGGTTTCACCAGTTTTGCAGAAGCTTAATCTATAGCTGTTTTGGCAAACCCAGAAGCAAAAATAGAGGTACCATTAGCTGATGGCAAACAAGTTGAGTTTTCTGTATTCTCTGAATCTGGAAACCCTCAATCATTGTGTTTAATTAGCGAATCTGAGGCAGCTGAAAACGGAGAATCCACGCTCCAGCTAATGGAAGGGTATGCTTATGAATACAAAATTGAAGAAGGATACAAGCTTCTTGAGGTGCCTAAGATTGTCAGTATATCTAGAGCAAATAAATCTGTAGGCCGCATCACCCCTAACATCTATGTCGGTTCTTTAACACTTGAAATTCTAGACAATGAAACAGCAGAAAAAAAGGGCGTGTTTTCTCTTGAAGTACGGTCCATAAAAGCTTCCTATAGAGAAGACTACCGCTTTATGTTAGCAGACATTACTGAAAAGTGTACAGATCTGTTGATGCAGCATCATTCACCGGTAACCCAAAATTTTACAGTTGATTTCAATAAAGATTCTGAAACCCTTTACCAGCGCTTTGCATTTGTAAAATCCATCATTGAAGCTTCGGAATTTCATGAAGCCGTACACAGAATACAAACTGCCCCTGTAACTAAATGGACTGAGAGAGAAGAAGAAACTGATATTAGGAGAGTCAGAAGAATTGGCAATGCCTCTATGAGGCAAATAGCTTCTAGCCCAAGCAGAGTTGAGCTACCTCAGCATCATTCTCTAGCAAGGAAGCTAAGTTCAGTTCCTGCAAAGCTGAAAGTGAACAGCAAGCACGAAACCGTAGATACCCCAGAAAATAGATTCATTAAGCATGTACTGATCACTTTCTTTCAATTTTGTACTGATATAAGTAATCAGTTAGATAAAAGGAGCCGAACCTTCAAAGAAGCGCTACAGCTTCAAGAGGTTTTGGAGAGCATGCTGAATCATTCAGTCTTTAAAGAAGTCGCACCCCCTGCAAGTTTGGTTTTGAACAGTCCTGTGCTTCAACGGAAAGAAGGTTACCGAGAGGTCCTTCGAGCCTGGTTAATGTTTGACTTAGCTGCCAAACTAGTATGGCAAGGAGGGGAAGATGTTTATCGAGCAGGCAAAAGGGATGTAGCGGTTTTGTACGAATATTGGCTTTTTTTTACCCTCTTAGATGTTTTTAAAGAGATTTTTAATATTGAACCTACAGTCACTGAAAAGCTAATTGAGCCAACATCAGAAGGATTAGGCTTAAAGTTAAAATCAGGAAAATTCACACCACTCAAAGGTGTTTACGATTCCGGCAATAGAAAGCTTAACATAAAATTCAGCTACAATCGCACCTTCTCTGGTGATAAAGACTATCCTTTAGGTGGCAGCTGGACAAAGAGTATGCGCCCGGACTATACTTTAAGTATATGGCCTGCTGAAATGAAAGCTGATGAGGCTGAATCAATGGAGTTAATTGTCCACATTCATTTTGATGCTAAATATAAAGTAGCAGGCCTATATGAAATAGTTGGTGACGAAGCTGAAGATGCTGATAAAGAGAAGGAAGAACAAAAGCAAGGAAACTATAAGCGTGCAGATCTTTTAAAAATGCATGCCTATAGAGATGCCATCAGAAGAACAGGCGGAGCTTACATTCTCTACCCTGGGTATGAGCCACTTCAAAAATCTGGATTCCATGAATTAATTCCAGGTCTTGGCGCCTTTCCTATTCGACCGTCAAGGAGCGATAATGGCACAGCTGAGTTGAAGTCTTTTATTTATGAGATTATCGAGCACTTCCTTGATAGAGCATCTCAGCGAGAGCGTCTTTCTTACAGGGTTTTTGATATTCATAAAAGTAAAGATAAGGATACGCTTAGCGAGCCGATACCAGCATTGTATAAAGAGGGTAGGATGCTCCCTCCTGATGATATTACTGTGTTAGTTGGCTTTTATAAAGACCATCAGCACTGGGAATGGATTGAGCGCACTGGCTTGTACAATGGAAGGATGAGTAGCAACAGGGGCTCTTTACAGTTAGGGCCAGCCGAAGCTGGTGCTTCTTTCCTACTGCTTCATTCAAGCGGCAAACCAATTACAGCCGATCTTTGGCGCATAATGGGGAGAGGGCCTCGCATATTTCCAAGAGAAGATTTGATCAAAAAAGGATATCCGAACCCTTCTCAAGAATTCTACCTCGTATATGAAGTCGAGAAATTAGATCCTTCAGAGTTTGCGAATGCCTTGTGGGATATCAGAAAACTCAACCATTTTAAAAGTGGCAGAGGTTCGGCTCTGCCCTTTGCCGTAACACTTACGGAGCTAATGAAAAGTACTGTGTGAACAGAAAGCAAACTCAAGCTTCACATACTTTTACAGCTAATTTGTTACAGGAGCAAACTAGCTTTTAGCAAGAACCTTCCTTCTTAATCCTCCGCATAATCAGTTTTTTCCGAATCTGGCTTACCTTGTCAATCACTTCATTGTCAATGTTCAAAATACTAGAAGTCAAAATACTATAATCATTTTTAGCACACACCTCATTAATTGAAGCCTTATTTTTAAACATTAATGCAAAGGAGCTAAAATCCTCTACTGATAAATTCATATAAGGCACTGGGAGTTTTCTGAATTCGTTTGGGGTAAGCTCTAAAACACCGCCTCCATAGTACCTGCCATACAATTCCGCAAAAGCCAGCGTAACAGAATTATAAAAAGAATAAACCAGTGACTCTATATTGTAACCTGTCTGCATCGAAAGGATATATGCACTATCAGTAGACAATACTTGCGCCTCATTTTTTATGATTTTAGGGTATTGATCACTTCTCCTAAAAAAAAACCCATCTGTTGGTGAGCCTATACTCGGAATTTTATACCATTTTTTTCTTCGTATGGTTTTATACTTTTTGTGAACTCCCTTCTCAATGCCAATTGTTAAGTAGGCTTTTACTTTTTCATTTTGCTCAAGTTCTACATCATTATTAAAATCCAGAACAAATGAAGGTTTTATGCTATCCACCAATTCATTGAACTCAGAAGTAGTTAATACGACACTCCCATTGATAAACGCACATTTTTGAATAATTGGCTTGATATATCTTTCTAAGGAGAATTCTGCGATCGTTTTGCTATCTACAATTGGATATTTCGGTAATGCTGACCCCCTGTTTCGGTGATATTGACCCCCTCTAGCAGGTAGAGGTTTACAGAGGACGATGGACTGACAATGTTACCGTTTTTTTCTTAAACTCTCACCTTTCAGCTCGATTCTGTAGGAGCCATGAACCAGGCGGTCCAGAATCGCATCTGCAATGGTATCTTCTCCGATGACATCATACCAACTGGCCACCGGCAGCTGACTGGCAATAACAGTGGAAGCTTTTCCATGCCTGTCTTCGATTATTTCCATCAGGTCTAGTCGCTGCTGTTGCTCCAGGTGGGTAAGACCAAAGTCATCCAGGATCAGCAGATCTGTTTTGGAGAGCTTCTCCATGAACTTATAGATGGTACCGTCCAGCCTGGACATTTTACTTCTAAGCAGCAGTTTCTGCACGTTGTAATAGGCTACTCTGTATCCTTGGGCGCAGGCCTGATGTCCCAGTGCAGAAGCCAGGAAGCTTTTGCCGCATCCAGTTGCGCCGCTGATAAGCACTGACTCTCCTTTAGAGAGATACTCTCCTGTAGCCAGGCTGCTGATCAGGCCTTTGTCCAGGCCTCTGGATGCCTCCAGGTTCAGTTCTTCTATGGATGCTTGATAACGGAAGCGGGCATTCTTCTGCAGGCGTTCAAAACGTTTATCAGAGCGGTAATCATCTTCTGCCTGCAGTAGTAGTTGCAGGCCTTCAGTAAGAGTGAGCTCATGGCTTCTCCTGGTCTCCAAGAGGCCCTGCCAATGGCGGCTCATACCGTAGAGGCGCAAGGAATTGAGTTGTGTTTCGATTGGGTTCATCTTTGTTATTGGGTTAGGCTTGTTTGAAGTATTCTTTGCCCCGGATATTCTTGTGAGGGGGTAGGGCTTGTTCCTTAGCAGATTCCAGCTGCAGCTCCACCATTTTATTTTCCAGCAGGTTGCGGACAAACTTGTAGGAGTAGCTCTGGTATGCTATAGCCATCTGGCAGGCCCTGGCAAAGGCGGCAGCATCCGAGTTGCGCTGCAGTCGCATTAAGCCATCACAGCTGCGGTAGAGTTGCTCTGGATATCGGTCTTGCTGGAATACCAGCTCCAGCAGCTGGTGCAGCTCATCAGAGCTCTCCTTAGCCTTCTGTAGGTAATACTGCGGGCTTCGTTCCAGGTAGTGGCGATGATGTGAGCAGAGGTGTTCCCTGTGGGTACTGTAGGCCCCCATACGCTGCTTGCGTTCATGAACAGCAATCTGCTTGCCTTGGCCATAGACATAGACCATAGAGCGGGTGTAGATCACCTTTACTCTGGTGCCGATGTAGGTGTAGGGAACACTGTAGTAGTGCTTATCTTCAGAGAGATAGATGTGGTTATTCTGGGCCACCTTCAGCTCCCGGTACTGCTTGAGCTCAAAGGCAGTATCTGGCAGTGGGCCCAGCAGGTGTTTTTCCTTGGCCAAGAATCTTTCCTCCCGGCAATAAGGCTTCTGTTGCATGCGTGTCTGGTTATGCTCCCGCACCTTCTCTTTGATGGCAACATTTAGCGAGACCAGATCAAAGAACTGCTGGTTACGCAGCTTAGCATACACCCGGCTGTAGATAAGCTTTACCTGATTTTCTACCAGTGCTTTGTCCTTTGGCTTACCGGCTCGTGCCGGAATAACAGTGGTGCTGTAGTGGTTGGCAAAGTCCTCTAAAGCTCTGTTGATGTCAGGTTCATAGCGGCTGGTTTTTACTACAGCAGCCTTTAGATTATCCGGCACCAGTACCTGTGGCACACCTCCCAACTCCTGCAAACAGCAGTCAAGGGCATAGAGGAAGTCTATTATACTTTGACTCCTGACAGCCATGGCAAAGCTGTAGTCCGAGTAGGGAAGACAGGCGACAAACACCTGGCAGTAAATCACTTCTCCTGTCTCCCGGTCCACATAGAAGAGTTTTTTACCGGCAAAATCAATGAAAAGCTTCTCTGACGGTTTATGCTCCAGCACCATGGAAGGCCTGCGTGCAACCAGCTGTTGAGATAAATGAAAGCAAAACTGGGTATAGCTGTAGCCTTTGGGATAATCCTGCTTATACTCCTGCCAGAGCAGGAGCTTATTTACTCCCTCTCGTTTTAGCTCTCTTGAAAAGTAATCCAACCTGCTTTTCAGATGCAGGAATCTGTCTTCTTTATAGGCAGGATTACCCGCATGGAATCTGGCTTCCAGCAGCGGATCTTCTAGCACTAGAAGATCTTCTACCGAACACTCCATCAGCGAGAGCTTGGAAAGATATGCCTTGACTGTGTTTTTGCTGATGCCCAGGCTGCGGGCGATGTACTTCTTTGCTTTTCCTTTTTGATGCAGGAGCAGCAGTTGTTTGATCTGGCTCATGGGCTTTGGTTTTCCTGCCATCGTCTCTGCTTTGGTGATACAGATCACAAGGAACCAAAACCTGCTTTAACTACTCAATGAAGGGGTCAATATGCTCCGGAATCCGGAACAACTTCATCTAGTAGCAGGGGGTCAGCTTACGCCGGAATGTCAGAAATTACTTTAGGCAATCTCCTGTTTTACCAGCTCTTTTTTCAAACCCACAGAGGGGTCAACATGCTCCGGATTATCCAACAATAAAGTAATCATTAGCCGCGGTAACTATACCTGGCTTTGATTTACAGTAAAGACTAGAAGCTATCTCATAAATGGTTTTAGCAGAATTAGCATGCAAGCCAGCAAAATGAATGCTTTATAGTTCTCTACATTGTATTCATATCTGGTCACACATCTTCTATAATTGAAGAGCCAGGCGAAGAACCTTTCAACCTTCCATCTTCTTTTATAGCG of the Flammeovirgaceae bacterium 311 genome contains:
- a CDS encoding 5-methylcytosine-specific restriction enzyme B (COG1401 GTPase subunit of restriction endonuclease), producing MSIPSNISKEHLLKAIQKIEKEGIPAGGDSRYYDVVFNGQRFPPKLVVAYANSFVNGEELDRNSFRGGKDTECFKLLEENGFTIQPKMEQENFYELLVKFLDQAQTDELKTKSYLNEFRGLQVKVSFGQGNPARIPWIALLRNGQTVSNGIYPVYLYYKNQNVLILAYGISETHSPLINWNLDSSTQTINEAFQEQFQTKPERYGSSYVYQVYPLDSNSGDFGLNEEKANKDLNRLIDIYNQLPLNSENESLIQEVKSNGKPQKKQLPFDHSVFRMHTEAANLKFSESLIIRFISALCTKPFVILTGLAGSGKTKLAQSFSQWICEDESQLCVVAVGADWTNRDPLLGYPNALEANRYFKPENKALTLLIEAAKPENAHKPYFLILDEMNLSHVERYFADFLSVMESEGTISLHSGVDHWDGVPSAVKLSRNLFIIGTVNVDETTYMFSPKVLDRANVIEFRVTQEEMAAFLFNPVKADLSKLTGAGASMASDFIAKATTSIAGSSPTQKMNGALLDFFMELKKAGAEFGYRSAAEINRFVKVASVFEPSWEEDAILDAAVIQKLLPKVHGSRRKLEPVLKALAGLCLIKKEEVGELLSKPENIRLDDKKMVRFPLSLEKIIRMHKAAVQDGFTSFAEA
- a CDS encoding hypothetical protein (COG1700 Uncharacterized conserved protein) — translated: MANPEAKIEVPLADGKQVEFSVFSESGNPQSLCLISESEAAENGESTLQLMEGYAYEYKIEEGYKLLEVPKIVSISRANKSVGRITPNIYVGSLTLEILDNETAEKKGVFSLEVRSIKASYREDYRFMLADITEKCTDLLMQHHSPVTQNFTVDFNKDSETLYQRFAFVKSIIEASEFHEAVHRIQTAPVTKWTEREEETDIRRVRRIGNASMRQIASSPSRVELPQHHSLARKLSSVPAKLKVNSKHETVDTPENRFIKHVLITFFQFCTDISNQLDKRSRTFKEALQLQEVLESMLNHSVFKEVAPPASLVLNSPVLQRKEGYREVLRAWLMFDLAAKLVWQGGEDVYRAGKRDVAVLYEYWLFFTLLDVFKEIFNIEPTVTEKLIEPTSEGLGLKLKSGKFTPLKGVYDSGNRKLNIKFSYNRTFSGDKDYPLGGSWTKSMRPDYTLSIWPAEMKADEAESMELIVHIHFDAKYKVAGLYEIVGDEAEDADKEKEEQKQGNYKRADLLKMHAYRDAIRRTGGAYILYPGYEPLQKSGFHELIPGLGAFPIRPSRSDNGTAELKSFIYEIIEHFLDRASQRERLSYRVFDIHKSKDKDTLSEPIPALYKEGRMLPPDDITVLVGFYKDHQHWEWIERTGLYNGRMSSNRGSLQLGPAEAGASFLLLHSSGKPITADLWRIMGRGPRIFPREDLIKKGYPNPSQEFYLVYEVEKLDPSEFANALWDIRKLNHFKSGRGSALPFAVTLTELMKSTV
- a CDS encoding DNA replication protein (COG1484 DNA replication protein); the protein is MNPIETQLNSLRLYGMSRHWQGLLETRRSHELTLTEGLQLLLQAEDDYRSDKRFERLQKNARFRYQASIEELNLEASRGLDKGLISSLATGEYLSKGESVLISGATGCGKSFLASALGHQACAQGYRVAYYNVQKLLLRSKMSRLDGTIYKFMEKLSKTDLLILDDFGLTHLEQQQRLDLMEIIEDRHGKASTVIASQLPVASWYDVIGEDTIADAILDRLVHGSYRIELKGESLRKKR
- a CDS encoding transposase (COG4584 Transposase and inactivated derivatives), whose amino-acid sequence is MSQIKQLLLLHQKGKAKKYIARSLGISKNTVKAYLSKLSLMECSVEDLLVLEDPLLEARFHAGNPAYKEDRFLHLKSRLDYFSRELKREGVNKLLLWQEYKQDYPKGYSYTQFCFHLSQQLVARRPSMVLEHKPSEKLFIDFAGKKLFYVDRETGEVIYCQVFVACLPYSDYSFAMAVRSQSIIDFLYALDCCLQELGGVPQVLVPDNLKAAVVKTSRYEPDINRALEDFANHYSTTVIPARAGKPKDKALVENQVKLIYSRVYAKLRNQQFFDLVSLNVAIKEKVREHNQTRMQQKPYCREERFLAKEKHLLGPLPDTAFELKQYRELKVAQNNHIYLSEDKHYYSVPYTYIGTRVKVIYTRSMVYVYGQGKQIAVHERKQRMGAYSTHREHLCSHHRHYLERSPQYYLQKAKESSDELHQLLELVFQQDRYPEQLYRSCDGLMRLQRNSDAAAFARACQMAIAYQSYSYKFVRNLLENKMVELQLESAKEQALPPHKNIRGKEYFKQA
- a CDS encoding N-6 DNA methylase (COG0827 Adenine-specific DNA methylase) translates to MVDSIKPSFVLDFNNDVELEQNEKVKAYLTIGIEKGVHKKYKTIRRKKWYKIPSIGSPTDGFFFRRSDQYPKIIKNEAQVLSTDSAYILSMQTGYNIESLVYSFYNSVTLAFAELYGRYYGGGVLELTPNEFRKLPVPYMNLSVEDFSSFALMFKNKASINEVCAKNDYSILTSSILNIDNEVIDKVSQIRKKLIMRRIKKEGSC